GCAATGATAGAAGATATTGCCACAGTGATCGAGTATGTCAGAGAGCGTTGCCGGACAACACCGATTGTTCTGGGTGGACCTGGTTTTTCCATTATGCCGAAAGAGCTGATGGACTACCTGAAGGCCGATTACGGTATCGTAGGTGAAGGAGAGGTGGCTTTTCCTCAACTGCTGGAAAAAATCGCTTCAGGAGAACATATACCCGAGCGTCTCATTTCCGCAAGCCTGAGCGACTTCCCGGATTGCCCGCCGATTTTTCAAAAAAACATCGCCGAGTACTATATCGATCACGGCGGTATGCTCAATGTTCAAACCAAGCGAGGATGCGGTTATGGCTGCAGCTATTGCTCATACCCGACCATCGAAGGGAAAAAACTTCGCTTCCGGCCGGCCGAAGAAGTTGTTGAGGAAATAGAGAGGCTGCGTCGGCACGGGGCACGCTACATCTTCTTTACCGACGGCGTCTTCAATGATCCCTCTAACCATTACCTCGAGGTGGCGGAGGCCCTGATCCGCTCAGGCAACTCCACACCATGGTGTGCCTTCTTTCGCCCTCAGAAAATGGGCAGGGAGGAATTGCGGCTGCTTAAAAGAAGCGGCATGGCGGCCATGGAACTGGGCACCGATGCCTCTACCGACCAGACCCTTGCCGGTCTGAACAAGGGGTTTACCTTTGATGAAGTTCTTGCCCTGAACCTAACCATTGCCGAAGAAAATATACCGTGTGCCCATTTTATTATTTTCGGTGGGCCTGGTGAAACACCGGCTACAGTGCACCAGGGTCTTGAAAATATAGCCCTGCTTGGAGACTGCATTGTTTTTGCCTACATCGGCCTGCGCATCCTGCCGGATACCCGCCTTTATAAACAGGCTGTTGCCGAGAAGATCATCACCGCGCAGACCGACATCATCAGTCCCATCTTCTATTACTCTCCCGATATCGACAGAGAGTTCATCGACACCGAACTGCGCAACTCTTTCGCGGAAAGAAGAGACAGGATATACCCGATGGCGGAGCTGGAACACTATGTCCGCCTCATTCATTCCCTGGGTCACAGCGGACCGCTTTGGGAGCGTATGTTATCAAGATATCTCAAACAATGATGGCGTCGCGATAAGCACCCGTACGGGCATAAACTCCGACTTCGAGAAAGCCCGATCTCCGGCGTTGCAGGTTTTTGGCAGACCTTCGACATACTACCTGTATAGTCGAAGGCCTGCCAAAAACACTGCGCCTTGTATATCGAGCTTTTTATCTAGCCATCTCAGAACTTCGTGGCAACTTTTTATGAGTCCATCCAGGCACCTTCAATGATCTTTTACGAAATTATCGAACAATGAGCAAAACAGCGGAGCCTCTCATCGTCATCCCGGTGTATAACCACGGGACCACGCTGGTCGAAGTCGTCCACAGAGCCATTGCCACCGGGTATCAGGTGCTGGTTGTAGATGACGGCAGTGACGACAACTGTCTGACTCCCCTTGCAGATCTGCAATGTCAGAGCTTACAGCTACCCCGCAACATGGGAAAAGGTGCAGCCATCCTTCATGGTGCCCACTATGCCGCTTCACAGGGGTTTGAGACCATGGTCACCATAGATGCGGACGGCCAGCATGATCCGGCCGATATTACAGGACTCATTGCCGAAGCCCAAAGAATTGCCGCACCCTGTCTGGTGCTGGGGGCCCGCCGAATGATCCAGGAGAGCGTTCCCGCATCCAGCCATTTCGGCAAACATTTTTCTAATTTCTGGGTGCGGCTCGAATGCGGGTATGATCTTCCAGATACTCAAACCGGGTTCAGGCTTTATCCGGTCAAACAGCTTCTCAGTCTCAAACTGACCCGAACAAGGTACGACTTTGAAATTGAATCTCTGGTCAAACTGGCATGGGCGGGAATTGCCGTCTCCTCCGCCGCCATCCAGGTGCATTACCCGCCTGCCGGTCGGCGGATCAGCCATTTCCACAAATTCAAGGACAATATCCGCCTCTCTCTGCTGCACAGCAGGCTTATCATGAGACGGCTGATGCCCTGGCCTCATAGACAACTTGTTGCCAAACCACCTCTGCCGGAGACAATCAAGGAAAATCTCTGCAGGAATCCGTTGAAGATACTGGCAGAAATCTGTAAAGAGCATACTTCACCCCTGTGGCTGGCCATGGCAGTCTGGCTCGGCATTTTTATGGGAGCCCTGCCGCTTATTGCCTGCCATACTGTTGCCATTATTTATGTGGCCCACCGGCTGCATCTCAACAAAATTGCGGCTGTAGCCGCCAGTCAGTTCTGTATGCCGCCCCTGGTGCCTGTTATTTGCATCCAGACCGGTTACTATCTCAGGAAGGGAGAATTCCTCCTGGATCTCTCCTGGCAGCGCTGGCTTCTGGAAATCCATGAACGGCTCTGGGAGTGGTTTATAGGTTCGCTGCTTGTCGGTCCGCTCCTCGGTCTGGGTGGGGCATCGATAATGTACTGGATGGCTCTGCGTATCCATACCCAGCGGAATCTCAAACCCAGCGTCAAAACATGAATGCGGCA
This window of the Desulfopila inferna genome carries:
- a CDS encoding lipid biosynthesis B12-binding/radical SAM protein, with product MTALNTQSKGYCLLISANMVSAPYPVYPIGIAHLIGALRRQGHRADHFDMLASEGYPKLEEILSRNNYDAIGISIRNIDSVDSSSPTAMIEDIATVIEYVRERCRTTPIVLGGPGFSIMPKELMDYLKADYGIVGEGEVAFPQLLEKIASGEHIPERLISASLSDFPDCPPIFQKNIAEYYIDHGGMLNVQTKRGCGYGCSYCSYPTIEGKKLRFRPAEEVVEEIERLRRHGARYIFFTDGVFNDPSNHYLEVAEALIRSGNSTPWCAFFRPQKMGREELRLLKRSGMAAMELGTDASTDQTLAGLNKGFTFDEVLALNLTIAEENIPCAHFIIFGGPGETPATVHQGLENIALLGDCIVFAYIGLRILPDTRLYKQAVAEKIITAQTDIISPIFYYSPDIDREFIDTELRNSFAERRDRIYPMAELEHYVRLIHSLGHSGPLWERMLSRYLKQ
- a CDS encoding DUF2062 domain-containing protein, whose translation is MSKTAEPLIVIPVYNHGTTLVEVVHRAIATGYQVLVVDDGSDDNCLTPLADLQCQSLQLPRNMGKGAAILHGAHYAASQGFETMVTIDADGQHDPADITGLIAEAQRIAAPCLVLGARRMIQESVPASSHFGKHFSNFWVRLECGYDLPDTQTGFRLYPVKQLLSLKLTRTRYDFEIESLVKLAWAGIAVSSAAIQVHYPPAGRRISHFHKFKDNIRLSLLHSRLIMRRLMPWPHRQLVAKPPLPETIKENLCRNPLKILAEICKEHTSPLWLAMAVWLGIFMGALPLIACHTVAIIYVAHRLHLNKIAAVAASQFCMPPLVPVICIQTGYYLRKGEFLLDLSWQRWLLEIHERLWEWFIGSLLVGPLLGLGGASIMYWMALRIHTQRNLKPSVKT